The following coding sequences lie in one Mycoplasma crocodyli MP145 genomic window:
- a CDS encoding PTS sugar transporter subunit IIB has translation MVIKTVCGSGLGSSLLVEMNVKMVLDSLGVEYDEVEHTNISNFNANGVDYVVVGVDVAPTIEFPEERKIVLLNILSKKELEEKLKAVLKIK, from the coding sequence ATGGTAATTAAAACAGTATGTGGTTCAGGTCTAGGTTCATCCTTATTGGTTGAAATGAACGTTAAAATGGTGCTAGATAGTTTAGGTGTAGAGTATGATGAAGTAGAACATACAAATATATCTAATTTTAATGCTAATGGAGTTGATTACGTAGTGGTTGGAGTTGATGTAGCGCCTACCATTGAATTTCCAGAAGAAAGAAAAATAGTGTTATTAAATATTCTTTCAAAAAAAGAATTAGAAGAAAAACTTAAAGCAGTTCTTAAAATAAAATAA
- the infC gene encoding translation initiation factor IF-3 → MKKPSAEHYVNNAIPFKQVFLIGADGEKIGVKYTNDAIDIAKSLKMDLVLIQVEPKPIARILDYGKFKYDRKKKQKEVKEKQVVIQNREVRLTPMIGENDLMTKSRKAREFLLKGDRIKVSLKLRGREIGRQDLGIATLNKFFATLEDIAEITKEAKLVNERFLDMNLQPNKNKIQKYNKELKDEIDENQEESNKGE, encoded by the coding sequence ATGAAGAAACCAAGTGCTGAGCACTATGTTAACAATGCAATACCATTTAAACAAGTATTTTTAATTGGAGCGGATGGCGAAAAAATTGGAGTTAAATACACCAATGATGCCATTGATATAGCAAAAAGTTTAAAAATGGATTTAGTTTTAATACAAGTTGAACCTAAACCAATCGCTAGAATCTTGGACTACGGTAAATTTAAATATGACCGTAAAAAGAAACAAAAAGAAGTTAAAGAAAAACAAGTTGTTATCCAAAACAGAGAAGTTAGACTTACTCCTATGATTGGTGAGAATGATTTGATGACAAAAAGTAGAAAAGCTAGAGAATTTCTGCTAAAAGGTGATCGTATCAAAGTTTCACTCAAATTAAGAGGAAGAGAAATTGGAAGACAAGATTTAGGTATTGCTACTTTAAATAAGTTTTTTGCAACTCTTGAAGATATAGCTGAAATTACCAAAGAAGCTAAATTAGTTAACGAACGTTTCCTCGACATGAATCTCCAACCAAACAAAAATAAAATTCAAAAATACAACAAAGAACTTAAAGATGAAATTGATGAAAATCAAGAGGAATCTAACAAAGGAGAATAA
- a CDS encoding signal peptidase II, producing MKNKILEYSLKLKKHVIQNKKKIIINYIIFITIMIALILIDQLTKTFIFKHGDVFKFEFDKYGNELIQSPDSIGNRYETTWISPQSIYPNDPQKWGGNAFMGTRFIWHRGVTFLPSGVNISVIQFISMLILIIGITVPLFTKRKILIVALAIVLAGDFGNMLDRFMFRGYVKDLFYWPWLEKWLNKSIGTFNFADTCVMVGAILSIISIIWDVIETSIAEKKKARIEKDKIIQDEISPLQEEQVVQNTDHAKPEELDCISKTNNEDQILDELVNIQIQNETNSIEIETTIVSDESIVKKEKAPIKKSSRSKKSIVVSTDSKTSKPTTKKPVSKAKTKKE from the coding sequence ATGAAAAATAAAATTTTAGAATATAGTTTAAAATTAAAAAAACACGTGATACAAAATAAGAAGAAAATAATTATTAATTACATAATATTTATAACGATTATGATTGCTTTAATTCTTATTGATCAATTAACAAAAACCTTTATTTTTAAACATGGTGATGTATTTAAATTTGAGTTTGATAAATATGGAAATGAATTAATTCAATCTCCAGATTCGATTGGAAATAGATATGAAACAACTTGAATAAGTCCTCAATCAATTTATCCAAATGATCCACAAAAATGAGGTGGAAACGCTTTTATGGGTACTAGGTTTATATGACACCGTGGGGTAACTTTTTTACCAAGTGGTGTAAATATATCTGTTATTCAATTCATTAGCATGTTAATCTTAATAATCGGTATCACAGTACCATTATTCACTAAAAGAAAAATACTTATTGTTGCTTTAGCGATAGTTTTAGCTGGTGATTTTGGAAACATGCTTGATCGCTTTATGTTTAGAGGTTATGTAAAAGATTTATTCTATTGACCTTGATTAGAAAAATGACTTAATAAAAGTATTGGTACATTTAACTTTGCAGATACTTGTGTAATGGTTGGAGCTATTTTATCTATAATTTCTATAATTTGAGATGTTATCGAAACTTCAATTGCTGAGAAGAAAAAAGCAAGAATTGAAAAGGATAAAATTATTCAAGATGAAATATCGCCTTTACAAGAAGAACAAGTTGTTCAAAACACTGATCACGCAAAACCTGAAGAATTAGATTGCATTTCTAAAACAAATAATGAAGATCAAATACTGGATGAATTAGTAAATATTCAAATCCAAAATGAAACTAATTCAATAGAAATAGAAACTACAATAGTTAGTGATGAATCGATTGTTAAAAAAGAAAAAGCACCTATTAAAAAATCTTCAAGATCAAAAAAATCGATAGTTGTTTCAACGGATTCTAAAACAAGTAAACCAACAACTAAAAAGCCTGTGTCAAAGGCAAAAACCAAAAAAGAATAA
- a CDS encoding PTS sugar transporter subunit IIA, which translates to MSKLFKEEMMEYNTTIKDWKKAVNRGVEILAQNGYATMELEKAILDSTEKFGAYYVLEKGIALIHAAPGNYILKNGTSTIILDENIVFNNQEEKQAKILVTLAATDSNSHLGILQEFSHYFMNEDFKKEALNVKNLNEFKILLNKYKGE; encoded by the coding sequence ATGTCAAAGTTATTTAAAGAAGAGATGATGGAGTATAATACAACCATCAAAGATTGAAAAAAAGCTGTTAATCGTGGTGTTGAAATTTTAGCACAAAATGGCTATGCTACAATGGAATTAGAAAAAGCAATTCTTGATTCAACAGAAAAATTTGGTGCATATTATGTGCTAGAAAAGGGTATTGCATTGATACATGCGGCACCAGGAAACTATATTCTGAAAAATGGAACAAGTACAATAATTCTTGATGAAAATATTGTCTTTAACAATCAAGAAGAAAAACAAGCAAAAATTCTTGTTACACTTGCAGCAACAGATTCAAATTCACATTTAGGAATTCTTCAAGAATTCTCTCATTACTTCATGAATGAAGATTTTAAAAAAGAAGCTTTAAATGTTAAGAATTTGAATGAATTTAAAATATTGCTAAATAAATATAAAGGAGAATAA
- a CDS encoding PTS ascorbate transporter subunit IIC, with amino-acid sequence MEFLNWTLGFFKDFVAIPAFLVGIFTLIGALILRKKGSQVIISMFKVIIGFLILGGGAGVLVGSLSAFQPVFQATYNLSGVIPNNDAFAGALTKISAIATLGSLIMVLGMLLNLVLAFVSRFKYVYLSGHVLFYASLMIATVFITLGFNPDNAGDFAIMLIGGATLLGSYMVISPAVQQRHMNMIVGSNEIGLGHTGGFGYAISGYIGEGIGKLMKGKVISTEAIKFPKGLYFFRNTLVSLSITVLVFYIFAFLPGGILYELGKFDAVNQASAISVLSQRNWIVTMLVQAFVFTAGVEIMLSGVRLFIGELIPTFKGISDKLIKDSKAAVDCPVVFPYAPNAVLIGFISSFVAGIIGMAITIGLNYGGLLSVIILPGLIPHFFLGATSGVFGNVKGGIVGAIVGPFVHGIIITLVPAIFIWGKWVPVSSETLSTLVIATDPSITSTINSLNWGDTDYIIGALPGLFGLINKYVGFAVCVALYIGLIIDGIVYKFIKKNKPEINKEVKEEDKVTQQA; translated from the coding sequence ATGGAATTTTTAAATTGAACCCTAGGTTTCTTTAAAGACTTTGTTGCTATTCCTGCATTCTTAGTTGGTATTTTTACTTTGATAGGAGCCTTAATTTTACGTAAAAAAGGTTCCCAAGTTATAATTTCTATGTTCAAAGTAATTATTGGGTTCTTGATTTTAGGTGGAGGAGCTGGTGTTCTAGTTGGATCACTTTCAGCTTTCCAACCAGTATTTCAAGCTACCTATAACCTAAGTGGGGTTATACCAAATAATGATGCTTTTGCTGGTGCTTTAACTAAGATATCAGCTATAGCAACACTTGGTTCATTAATTATGGTTCTAGGTATGCTATTAAATCTTGTTCTTGCATTTGTTTCGAGATTTAAATATGTATATTTATCAGGACACGTATTGTTTTATGCATCACTTATGATTGCAACAGTGTTTATTACATTAGGATTTAATCCTGATAATGCTGGAGACTTTGCAATAATGCTAATTGGTGGAGCAACATTACTTGGATCTTATATGGTTATTTCACCTGCAGTTCAACAAAGACATATGAACATGATTGTCGGTTCTAATGAAATAGGACTTGGACATACAGGTGGATTTGGATATGCAATCAGTGGATACATTGGTGAAGGTATCGGAAAATTAATGAAAGGTAAAGTAATTTCAACAGAAGCTATTAAGTTTCCTAAAGGGCTTTACTTCTTTAGAAACACACTTGTTTCTCTTTCTATAACTGTTCTTGTATTTTACATATTTGCATTTTTACCTGGTGGAATTTTATATGAACTAGGCAAATTTGATGCAGTTAATCAAGCTAGTGCTATTAGTGTATTAAGTCAAAGAAACTGGATAGTAACTATGCTTGTTCAAGCATTTGTTTTTACAGCAGGAGTTGAAATAATGCTTTCTGGTGTTAGATTATTTATAGGTGAATTAATACCTACATTTAAGGGAATATCAGATAAGTTAATTAAAGACTCAAAAGCAGCGGTTGATTGTCCGGTTGTATTCCCATATGCACCTAATGCAGTGCTTATTGGATTTATTTCAAGTTTCGTAGCCGGAATTATTGGAATGGCTATTACAATAGGATTAAATTATGGTGGTTTATTAAGTGTTATTATATTACCAGGACTTATTCCTCACTTCTTTTTAGGTGCTACTTCAGGAGTGTTTGGAAATGTTAAAGGTGGAATAGTTGGAGCAATTGTAGGTCCTTTTGTTCATGGTATCATTATTACACTTGTTCCTGCTATCTTTATTTGAGGAAAATGAGTTCCAGTTTCAAGTGAAACTCTTAGCACATTAGTTATAGCAACAGACCCATCTATAACTTCAACAATTAATTCACTTAATTGAGGAGATACCGATTATATTATTGGTGCTTTACCAGGTTTATTTGGATTGATTAACAAGTATGTAGGATTTGCAGTTTGTGTTGCTCTTTACATTGGACTTATTATTGATGGAATTGTTTATAAATTTATTAAGAAAAACAAGCCAGAAATCAATAAAGAAGTTAAAGAAGAAGATAAAGTTACTCAACAAGCATAA
- the rplT gene encoding 50S ribosomal protein L20: MARVKGGTVTRARRKKWLKLAKGYFGHKSVGYKVAKQAVVKSWTYAFRDRKQVKRNFRKLWIARINAATRAHDMSYSRFINGLKRANILINRKMLSELAINEPKTFATLIELARDAK; the protein is encoded by the coding sequence ATGGCTAGAGTAAAAGGCGGAACAGTTACAAGAGCAAGACGTAAAAAATGATTAAAGCTTGCTAAAGGTTATTTTGGACACAAATCAGTAGGATATAAAGTTGCTAAACAAGCGGTTGTTAAATCATGAACATATGCATTTAGAGATCGTAAACAAGTTAAGAGAAACTTTAGAAAATTATGAATAGCACGTATTAATGCAGCTACAAGAGCACATGATATGTCTTATTCAAGATTTATTAATGGATTAAAGAGAGCAAACATTTTAATTAACAGAAAAATGCTTTCTGAATTAGCAATTAATGAACCAAAAACATTTGCAACATTAATTGAATTAGCACGTGATGCTAAATAA
- the thiI gene encoding tRNA uracil 4-sulfurtransferase ThiI codes for MFNKILIRYGELVLKKKNRKIFINHLVNNILHIVGTKPEVEYDRMYLPYSQHNMEKLNYVFGISSFSPVIVVSNSLDDYKSNVLKLIEPSSKTFKIQARRNNKSFEFTSNELNNLLGGHILKNSQLKVDVHNPDQTFYVEVRSKDTYIFANYFKGLGGLPVGSSGKILHLMSGGIDSPVAAFLLMKRGLKVDFLSFITPPQTDEKTVDKITRLASTVNQYQITSNLNFANYSKLMNYLSLTSNQSFKITLMRRSFYRIAKEFALKHDYIALSNGDNLGQVASQTLESMTTIGDAINMQILRPLLTYDKDETIQIAKKIKTYDISIEKANETCELFAPKEPVTKPSQLSVLKLENELDMLEKLENELLEDLIETVKLTIKNKSE; via the coding sequence ATGTTTAATAAAATTTTAATAAGATATGGAGAATTAGTTCTCAAAAAGAAAAACAGAAAGATATTTATAAATCACTTAGTAAATAACATTTTGCACATAGTTGGTACAAAACCTGAAGTTGAATATGATAGAATGTATTTACCTTATTCACAGCATAATATGGAAAAATTAAATTATGTTTTTGGTATTTCTTCATTCTCACCTGTCATAGTGGTTTCAAATAGCTTAGACGATTATAAAAGTAATGTTTTAAAACTCATTGAACCAAGTAGTAAAACATTCAAAATTCAAGCAAGAAGGAATAATAAAAGTTTTGAATTCACCTCAAATGAACTTAATAATTTACTTGGTGGACATATCCTAAAAAATAGTCAATTAAAAGTAGATGTACACAATCCCGATCAAACATTCTATGTTGAAGTAAGAAGTAAAGACACATATATATTTGCTAATTATTTTAAAGGTTTAGGTGGTCTTCCTGTTGGAAGTAGTGGCAAAATATTGCACTTAATGAGTGGTGGAATTGATAGCCCTGTTGCTGCATTTTTATTAATGAAAAGAGGTCTAAAAGTTGATTTTCTTTCTTTTATTACACCACCACAAACTGATGAAAAAACAGTTGATAAAATTACTAGATTGGCATCTACGGTTAATCAGTATCAAATAACCTCAAACCTTAATTTTGCTAACTATTCAAAATTAATGAATTATCTTTCTTTAACATCAAATCAGTCATTTAAAATAACTTTAATGAGAAGAAGTTTTTATAGAATTGCAAAAGAATTTGCTCTAAAACACGATTATATAGCTTTATCAAATGGTGACAATTTAGGTCAAGTCGCTTCTCAAACGCTTGAATCTATGACTACAATCGGAGATGCAATAAACATGCAAATTTTAAGACCTTTGTTAACATATGATAAAGATGAAACTATTCAAATAGCCAAAAAAATTAAAACATATGATATTTCAATAGAAAAAGCAAATGAAACTTGTGAATTGTTTGCTCCAAAAGAACCTGTTACAAAACCAAGTCAGTTAAGTGTACTAAAATTAGAAAACGAATTAGATATGCTTGAAAAATTAGAAAATGAACTTCTCGAAGACTTGATTGAAACAGTTAAATTAACAATAAAAAATAAGAGTGAATAA
- the mnmA gene encoding tRNA 2-thiouridine(34) synthase MnmA: MTKKKVVIGMSGGVDSSVAAYLLKEQGYEVIGLFMRNWDSILNNDILGNEKINQDICPQEQDYQDALSVAQKLNIPLHRVDFVKEYWTNVFNNFIEEYKKGRTPNPDILCNKYIKFNYFANYAFDKLGADYIAMGHYAKVENGKLYRAKDENKDQTYFLAQVTEEQLKKVIMPLYDLQKSQIRKLAADLNLSTANKKDSTGICFIGERNFTSFLQNYIPAQEGDIVDITTNKKVAKHVGCFYYTIGQRKGLNLGGFVEPYYVCGHNVKENILYVAPASHPEYLDSNELIASNLTLNHKEFNNDNITVKFRYRQKDIKANIEILDNNFIKIYYPEKSQAVTPGQQVVLYDGEKCLGGAVIEEVFLDGKKLTYL, encoded by the coding sequence ATGACTAAAAAGAAAGTAGTAATAGGTATGTCAGGTGGAGTTGATAGCTCTGTTGCAGCATATCTATTAAAAGAGCAAGGTTATGAAGTTATCGGTCTTTTTATGAGAAACTGAGATAGTATTTTAAATAATGATATTTTAGGAAACGAAAAAATAAATCAAGATATTTGTCCACAGGAACAAGATTATCAAGATGCTTTAAGCGTTGCACAAAAACTTAATATTCCTTTACATAGAGTTGATTTTGTAAAGGAATATTGAACTAATGTTTTTAATAATTTTATTGAAGAATATAAAAAAGGAAGAACTCCTAACCCTGACATATTATGTAACAAATATATTAAATTCAATTACTTTGCAAATTATGCTTTTGATAAATTGGGTGCTGATTATATTGCCATGGGACACTATGCTAAAGTAGAAAATGGAAAATTATATCGAGCCAAAGATGAAAATAAAGATCAAACTTATTTTCTAGCTCAAGTTACGGAAGAACAACTTAAAAAAGTTATTATGCCTCTTTACGATCTTCAGAAAAGTCAAATCAGAAAATTAGCAGCTGATCTTAATTTATCAACTGCTAATAAAAAAGATTCAACAGGAATTTGTTTTATTGGTGAACGTAATTTTACTAGTTTTCTTCAAAACTATATTCCAGCCCAAGAAGGCGACATAGTTGATATTACAACAAACAAAAAAGTTGCTAAGCATGTTGGTTGTTTCTATTACACAATTGGACAAAGAAAAGGTTTGAATTTAGGCGGTTTTGTTGAACCATATTATGTGTGTGGTCATAACGTTAAAGAAAATATTTTATATGTTGCTCCAGCAAGTCATCCAGAGTATTTAGATTCAAATGAATTAATTGCATCAAATTTAACGTTAAATCACAAAGAGTTTAACAATGATAACATAACTGTTAAATTCAGATATAGACAAAAAGATATTAAAGCAAATATAGAGATTCTAGATAATAATTTTATTAAAATTTATTATCCTGAAAAATCACAAGCAGTCACACCAGGACAGCAAGTAGTTTTATATGATGGCGAAAAATGCTTGGGCGGTGCAGTAATAGAAGAAGTTTTTTTAGATGGTAAAAAACTTACTTATTTATAA
- a CDS encoding MurR/RpiR family transcriptional regulator: MNKKRDKKTLNKISSETLIKPIFNEMPNMTFSSQLILKYINSYPYETYNQSQRELAKNSFTSEASVNRFIKQYGFSHYRDFSAYINVVLSNVNKNYLTKNENIGNDFEDFKGIISSHRFVLDSLANLNTIKSIKQAANLIHKSRNVYLIGVGSSQKIISEFYSNLLKIGLTAIMGDDFHIIIPALANVKENDVLVVVSNKLMNIEIWFALRIAKAKKAKIIVITSNAFSKIDDLIDIKIQYQKIHDEAKVVPVSSKLAQLVIVDLLFESLIKLDNSYKENLMNTKIVLDKWLKKE; encoded by the coding sequence ATGAACAAAAAAAGAGATAAAAAAACGCTAAACAAAATATCAAGCGAAACTTTAATAAAACCTATATTTAATGAAATGCCTAATATGACTTTTTCAAGTCAGTTAATATTAAAATATATTAATTCATATCCTTATGAAACTTACAACCAGTCACAACGAGAATTAGCAAAAAACTCATTTACATCAGAGGCAAGTGTTAATAGATTTATTAAACAATATGGTTTTTCACATTATAGAGATTTTAGTGCTTATATAAATGTGGTTCTTTCTAATGTTAATAAAAATTATTTGACAAAAAATGAAAATATTGGAAATGACTTTGAAGATTTTAAGGGCATAATTTCTTCACATCGTTTCGTTTTAGATTCATTGGCTAATTTAAATACTATTAAATCAATAAAACAAGCTGCTAATTTAATACATAAATCAAGAAATGTATATCTAATTGGTGTAGGTTCTTCACAAAAAATTATTTCAGAGTTTTACTCAAACCTTCTTAAAATAGGTTTAACAGCAATTATGGGTGATGATTTTCATATAATTATACCTGCGTTAGCTAACGTCAAGGAAAATGATGTTCTTGTAGTTGTTTCAAATAAGTTGATGAATATAGAAATTTGATTTGCATTAAGAATAGCAAAAGCTAAAAAAGCAAAAATTATTGTTATAACATCAAACGCCTTTAGCAAAATAGATGATCTTATAGATATAAAAATTCAATATCAAAAAATACATGATGAGGCTAAGGTTGTTCCAGTTTCATCAAAACTTGCACAGTTAGTTATTGTAGATTTACTATTTGAATCTCTTATAAAACTTGATAATTCTTACAAAGAAAATCTAATGAATACCAAAATTGTTTTAGACAAATGATTAAAAAAAGAGTAA
- the whiA gene encoding DNA-binding protein WhiA, which yields MLNSESFAHQIKIEVINNITSLKHKKAFIKGLIFSNGIWNENNYVLVLKSNEIFNKVVQFLTDIRVPFTIKKNIKTHIYVDKVDINLNNITEYHGSFFAGVFCGSGNISTKTTTSYHLEFSSRLKENIDFLVSVLNKYDFNFSIFNRKEKWFAYIKKLDLICDFLGAIEAKNAYFELQDIKISRDIENSINRVQNIDISNMTRVAKSNIKHSKNINFIFENNLEKYFTEEQLLFFKLKLDNSYSTLNELSDMLYERYKINMTKSGLNHWLIKLNTIAKMYGV from the coding sequence ATGCTAAATTCAGAATCATTTGCTCATCAAATAAAAATTGAAGTTATTAATAACATAACAAGTTTGAAACACAAAAAAGCTTTTATTAAAGGGCTCATTTTTTCTAATGGAATTTGAAACGAAAATAACTATGTATTAGTGTTAAAAAGTAATGAAATCTTTAATAAGGTTGTTCAATTTTTAACTGATATTAGAGTTCCTTTTACAATTAAAAAAAATATTAAAACTCATATTTATGTTGATAAAGTCGATATTAATTTAAATAATATAACCGAATATCATGGTTCATTTTTTGCAGGAGTTTTTTGTGGTAGCGGAAACATTTCAACAAAAACTACTACATCATATCATTTAGAATTTTCGAGTCGTTTAAAGGAAAACATTGACTTTCTAGTTTCCGTTTTAAATAAATATGATTTTAATTTTTCAATTTTCAACAGAAAAGAAAAGTGGTTCGCTTATATAAAAAAACTTGACTTAATTTGTGATTTTCTAGGTGCTATTGAAGCAAAAAATGCATACTTTGAACTTCAAGATATAAAGATATCTAGAGATATTGAAAATTCTATAAACAGAGTTCAAAATATTGATATTTCGAACATGACAAGAGTTGCAAAAAGCAATATAAAACATTCGAAAAACATTAACTTTATTTTTGAAAACAATCTTGAAAAATATTTTACAGAAGAACAATTACTTTTTTTTAAATTAAAACTTGATAACTCATATAGCACACTAAATGAATTAAGTGACATGCTATATGAAAGGTATAAAATAAACATGACTAAAAGTGGCCTTAATCATTGATTAATAAAATTAAATACTATTGCTAAAATGTATGGTGTATAG
- the ptsP gene encoding phosphoenolpyruvate--protein phosphotransferase: MKIKGIGASRGIAIAKIFKVEELPVDIEKNAKNKDEELKKYAHAIDVVKSKLEKTKLLASDAEHAAIFEAHINFVTDPYAIDSVNNLINQDGFSAEYSVNKFYEEFANMFANMDDEYMRERAADVKDVAKKLLYVLNDIEEVDLSAINQEVVIVAQDLSPSQTVQLNKKFVKGFVTNIGGPTSHTAIMARSLNIPSVVGTNNALELCKNGQTIALNGNNGEVIIEPTKEELEKYNKLLKEYIEYTSKLVLLKGKPSITKDKHHVELAANIGTPKDIESVLFNDAEAIGLFRSEFLYMDNDHWPTEEEQFNSYKKVVEAMNGKRVVIRTLDIGGDKTLKYFKFPEEMNPFLGYRAIRFCLKNIDIFKTQLRALIRASKYGKVAIMFPMITNVKEFLEAKAVYDQCYDELKKEKIEIADKKDIEVGLMMETPAAAVLSDKFCKYADFVSIGTNDLIQYSMAADRMSENISYLYQPLNPSILKLVKMVIDGAHKHNKWAGMCGEMAGDKRALPLLLGLGLDEFSMSAGNILASRDLVNKLSKKEMESLANKALELDTEEEVIELLNKSLK; encoded by the coding sequence ATGAAGATAAAAGGAATAGGAGCTTCAAGAGGAATAGCAATAGCTAAAATTTTTAAGGTTGAAGAACTCCCTGTTGATATTGAAAAAAACGCAAAAAATAAAGATGAAGAACTTAAAAAATATGCTCATGCAATTGATGTGGTTAAATCTAAATTAGAAAAAACCAAGTTATTAGCAAGTGACGCTGAGCATGCAGCCATTTTTGAAGCTCACATAAATTTTGTAACAGACCCTTATGCAATTGATAGTGTTAATAATTTAATAAATCAAGATGGATTTAGTGCTGAATATTCAGTAAATAAATTTTATGAAGAATTTGCAAATATGTTTGCTAATATGGATGATGAGTATATGAGAGAAAGAGCAGCTGATGTTAAAGATGTTGCAAAAAAACTTTTATATGTACTTAATGATATAGAAGAAGTTGATTTAAGTGCAATCAATCAAGAAGTTGTTATTGTCGCTCAGGATTTATCACCTTCTCAAACAGTTCAACTTAATAAAAAATTTGTAAAAGGATTTGTAACAAATATTGGTGGTCCAACTTCTCACACAGCAATTATGGCTCGTAGTTTAAATATACCAAGTGTAGTCGGAACAAATAATGCACTTGAATTATGTAAAAATGGACAAACTATTGCTTTAAATGGAAATAATGGGGAAGTAATTATTGAACCAACAAAAGAAGAATTGGAAAAATATAATAAATTGCTTAAAGAATATATAGAATATACTTCAAAATTAGTATTATTAAAAGGTAAGCCTTCAATAACAAAAGATAAACATCATGTTGAATTAGCTGCCAACATAGGAACACCAAAGGATATTGAAAGTGTTTTATTTAATGATGCTGAAGCAATTGGACTATTTAGATCGGAATTTTTATACATGGATAATGATCATTGACCAACCGAAGAAGAACAATTTAATTCATATAAAAAAGTTGTTGAGGCAATGAACGGTAAAAGAGTTGTTATTAGAACACTAGATATTGGTGGGGATAAAACATTAAAATACTTTAAGTTTCCAGAAGAAATGAATCCATTTTTAGGATATAGAGCAATAAGATTTTGCTTAAAAAATATTGATATTTTTAAAACTCAATTGCGCGCATTAATTAGAGCAAGTAAGTATGGAAAGGTAGCAATTATGTTTCCTATGATTACTAATGTTAAAGAGTTTTTAGAGGCAAAAGCTGTTTATGATCAATGTTATGATGAACTTAAAAAAGAAAAAATAGAAATTGCTGATAAAAAAGATATTGAGGTTGGGTTAATGATGGAAACTCCTGCTGCCGCTGTTTTATCAGATAAATTCTGTAAATATGCAGACTTTGTTTCAATAGGAACAAATGATTTAATTCAATATTCAATGGCTGCTGATAGAATGAGTGAAAACATTTCTTATCTTTATCAGCCGCTAAATCCTTCAATTTTAAAACTAGTAAAAATGGTTATTGACGGAGCACACAAACATAACAAATGAGCAGGTATGTGTGGAGAAATGGCAGGAGATAAAAGAGCACTTCCTCTTTTACTAGGTTTAGGTCTTGATGAATTCTCTATGTCTGCTGGTAATATTCTTGCAAGTAGAGATTTGGTTAATAAACTTTCTAAAAAGGAAATGGAAAGTTTAGCAAACAAAGCATTGGAACTCGACACCGAAGAAGAAGTTATTGAACTTCTAAATAAGAGTTTAAAATAA
- the rpmI gene encoding 50S ribosomal protein L35, giving the protein MPKMKTKSALKKRIKITGTGKVMREQAFRSHLAQNKTTKQKRQSRKSVQMSKSDIKRFKALF; this is encoded by the coding sequence ATGCCAAAGATGAAAACCAAAAGTGCGTTGAAAAAACGTATTAAAATCACCGGTACTGGTAAAGTTATGAGAGAACAAGCATTTCGTTCTCACTTAGCACAAAATAAAACTACTAAACAAAAACGCCAATCAAGAAAATCTGTTCAAATGTCAAAAAGTGATATTAAAAGATTTAAAGCATTGTTCTAA